In Centroberyx gerrardi isolate f3 chromosome 11, fCenGer3.hap1.cur.20231027, whole genome shotgun sequence, the following are encoded in one genomic region:
- the LOC139910798 gene encoding transmembrane protein 47-like, with translation MSVNEVYVFRPFKLIALLCVFLALCLDVVALLSPAWVTAEHFSLSLWESCSRSDARHPTQEPQWSCFSTLTSDWQIATLVLLLAGAVVTLVAFLVAFISLCKGTQRRHYRTVAVFLFTAVVLQACALVLYPIKFIDGTVLQTYHEFNWGYGLGWGATIFMLGGGILFCLRTDIYEDAMY, from the exons ATGTCTGTGAACGAGGTGTACGTGTTCCGGCCGTTCAAGCTGATcgccctgctgtgtgtgtttctggctcTGTGTCTGGACGTCGTGGCTCTGCTCAGCCCGGCCTGGGTCACCGCCGAGCACTTCTCCCTGTCCCTGTGGGAGTCCTGCTCCAGATCCGATGCTCGGCATCCCACACAGGAGCCTCAGTGGAgctgcttttccaccctgacatcTG ACTGGCAGATCGCCaccctggtgctgctgctggctggagCTGTGGTGACGCTGGTGGCCTTTCTGGTGGCCTTCATCTCCCTGTGCAAGGGAACGCAGAGACGGCACTATCGCACAGTGGCTGTCTTCCTCTTCACTGCAG TGGTGCTGCAGGCCTGCGCTCTGGTCCTCTACCCCATCAAGTTCATCGACGGAACAGTTCTGCAGACCTACCACGAGTTCAACTGGGGCTACGGCCTCGGCTGGGGAGCCACCATCTTCATGTTAGGCGGAGGGATCCTCTTCTGCCTGCGGACGGACATATACGAGGATGCAATGTACTGA